A single region of the Halopiger xanaduensis SH-6 genome encodes:
- a CDS encoding IMP cyclohydrolase, with amino-acid sequence MYVGRFVVVGPEVGAYRVSSRSFPNRKLTEREDALTVGPTDDAPETDNPYVSYNCLRVVETPTGETAAFGNGSHVDPIAEKLELGYPARDALTESLLALDYEKDDYDTPRIAATIGDDGEALIGTVRKDALLVETVDEPTLVATYEKNAPEAFDFEAETAEEAAREAYDLEFEHAVCAAGVARTDDGFETAIENGE; translated from the coding sequence ATGTACGTCGGACGCTTCGTCGTCGTCGGTCCCGAGGTCGGCGCCTACCGCGTCTCCTCGAGATCGTTCCCGAACCGCAAGCTCACCGAACGCGAAGACGCGCTCACCGTCGGCCCCACCGACGATGCGCCGGAGACGGACAACCCGTACGTCTCCTACAACTGCCTGCGGGTGGTCGAGACGCCCACGGGCGAAACCGCCGCCTTCGGCAACGGCTCGCACGTCGACCCGATCGCGGAGAAACTCGAGCTCGGCTACCCCGCCCGCGACGCGCTCACGGAGAGTCTGCTCGCGCTGGACTACGAGAAGGACGACTACGACACGCCCCGGATCGCGGCGACGATCGGGGACGACGGGGAGGCGCTGATCGGCACCGTCCGTAAGGACGCGCTGCTGGTCGAGACCGTCGACGAGCCGACGCTGGTCGCGACCTACGAGAAGAACGCGCCCGAAGCGTTCGATTTCGAAGCCGAGACGGCCGAGGAAGCAGCGCGGGAAGCCTACGACCTCGAGTTCGAACACGCGGTCTGTGCCGCAGGCGTCGCGCGGACCGACGACGGGTTCGAGACGGCGATAGAGAACGGCGAGTAG
- a CDS encoding homing endonuclease associated repeat-containing protein, with protein MTTEAECLEALREAAERLGESPTKAQYEELGLTPASATIIRSCGGWNEAKAKAELETNPSSGSRVQPKPDDVELPPDLVWAELSVDQRWHYRNAEWNTERSLRRRSRLRSWLNEIKRKRGCTRCGTDTVACLDFHHVDTAAKEMAVGKMVTYGYGKERLREEIEKCDVLCANCHRQIHYTPPECERKQWVHERKRKTSGCERCDESHPACLDFHHIGDEKESTVATLVSNSRSIDRIQTEIERCRILCANCHRVEHFVPPTD; from the coding sequence GTGACGACCGAAGCGGAGTGTCTCGAGGCGCTGCGGGAGGCCGCCGAGCGACTCGGCGAGTCCCCGACGAAAGCGCAGTACGAGGAACTGGGGTTGACGCCGGCGTCCGCGACGATCATCCGGTCGTGTGGCGGGTGGAACGAGGCGAAGGCGAAAGCGGAACTCGAGACGAACCCCTCGAGCGGCTCTCGCGTACAGCCGAAACCGGACGACGTTGAACTTCCGCCCGATCTCGTCTGGGCGGAACTTTCGGTCGACCAGCGATGGCACTATCGGAACGCCGAGTGGAATACGGAACGGTCGTTGCGCCGCCGATCACGGCTTCGTTCCTGGCTCAACGAGATAAAGCGCAAGCGAGGATGTACACGGTGTGGGACCGATACTGTCGCGTGTCTCGACTTTCACCACGTCGACACCGCCGCGAAGGAGATGGCGGTTGGGAAGATGGTAACCTACGGCTATGGGAAGGAGCGACTTCGCGAAGAGATCGAGAAGTGCGACGTACTCTGTGCCAATTGCCACCGTCAAATTCACTATACACCGCCGGAATGTGAACGGAAGCAGTGGGTACACGAACGAAAACGCAAGACCAGTGGCTGCGAACGATGCGACGAGTCGCATCCCGCTTGTTTAGATTTTCATCACATCGGTGATGAGAAAGAGTCTACCGTTGCAACTCTCGTATCAAATAGTCGATCTATCGATAGAATTCAAACCGAGATTGAACGGTGTCGTATTCTCTGTGCGAACTGCCACCGGGTGGAACACTTTGTTCCACCAACCGACTAA
- a CDS encoding oxidoreductase, protein MATLEDPVEIGGCEIPNRLYRAPLLECAGNGPDAVDALIDDLEPAAASGVGLICQGATIVRGEGGCAAPGMTRVHDPAFVSRLERLTDRIHDHGGRIFVQLEHGGLRSMETWHAEYRREHPDLEQLAVSNPPWQLRLLDRLGFLSYDPHVLSTDEVYDLAADFGRAAAHAVDAGYDGIHLSGANMGIVQQFLSPFYNRRSDEFGGSPEARLEFLALVHDEIRDRAGDVPLMTKVPAETPAPPSPLVRRKLSTADGVEIAQRLERIGYDAVVPVRTSVVWDMSIVRGEYPERAWENEALRAEYDAAFGGSTRRRLVALGNRLESLQYDFEPAWNEDFCRRVREQVSIPVLAEGGIRDRAQMDRLLGAADAAPACDMVGMARPFYAEPRLGARLLETDANADPENPRVVCESCNNCTVPQVTGAPGVCRTPEVLRRRGELEREGAYESGRSGL, encoded by the coding sequence ATGGCCACCCTCGAGGACCCCGTCGAGATCGGCGGCTGCGAGATCCCCAACCGCCTCTACCGCGCGCCGCTGCTCGAGTGCGCGGGCAACGGCCCCGACGCCGTCGACGCGCTGATCGACGACCTCGAGCCAGCCGCCGCGTCGGGCGTCGGACTTATCTGCCAGGGTGCGACCATCGTCCGCGGCGAGGGCGGCTGCGCCGCGCCGGGGATGACCCGCGTCCACGATCCGGCGTTCGTCTCTCGACTCGAGCGGCTGACCGACCGGATCCACGACCACGGCGGCCGGATCTTCGTCCAACTCGAGCACGGCGGCCTCCGGAGCATGGAAACCTGGCACGCCGAGTACCGCCGCGAGCACCCCGATCTCGAGCAGTTGGCGGTTTCGAACCCGCCGTGGCAGCTGCGGCTGCTCGACCGGCTGGGATTCCTTTCCTACGACCCGCACGTGCTCTCGACCGACGAGGTGTACGACCTCGCGGCCGATTTCGGCCGCGCCGCGGCGCACGCCGTCGACGCGGGCTACGACGGGATTCACCTCTCGGGGGCGAACATGGGGATCGTCCAGCAGTTCCTGTCGCCCTTTTACAACCGCCGCAGCGACGAGTTCGGCGGGAGTCCGGAAGCGCGCCTCGAGTTCCTCGCGCTCGTCCACGACGAGATCCGAGACCGCGCCGGCGACGTTCCCCTGATGACGAAGGTGCCGGCCGAAACCCCCGCGCCGCCGTCGCCGCTCGTCCGCCGGAAACTCTCGACCGCAGACGGTGTCGAAATCGCGCAGCGACTCGAGCGGATCGGCTACGATGCGGTGGTGCCCGTCCGGACGTCGGTCGTCTGGGACATGAGCATCGTCCGCGGCGAGTATCCCGAGCGCGCCTGGGAGAACGAGGCGCTACGGGCGGAGTACGACGCGGCCTTCGGCGGGTCGACGCGCCGTCGGCTGGTCGCGCTGGGGAACCGGCTCGAGTCGCTGCAGTACGACTTCGAGCCGGCCTGGAACGAGGACTTCTGCCGACGGGTCCGCGAGCAAGTGTCGATTCCGGTGCTCGCGGAGGGCGGGATTCGGGACCGGGCGCAGATGGATCGCCTGCTGGGCGCCGCCGACGCAGCGCCCGCCTGCGACATGGTCGGCATGGCCCGTCCCTTCTACGCCGAACCCCGACTGGGGGCGCGGCTGCTCGAAACCGATGCCAACGCCGACCCCGAAAATCCGCGAGTCGTCTGCGAGAGCTGCAACAACTGTACGGTACCGCAAGTCACCGGCGCGCCAGGGGTCTGCCGGACGCCCGAGGTACTGCGACGACGGGGCGAACTCGAGCGCGAAGGGGCGTACGAATCCGGTCGATCCGGGCTGTAG
- a CDS encoding metallophosphoesterase family protein yields MKVGLISDVHGNRVALETVLEEMPPVDKLLCAGDVVGYNPWPADCVDELREREVPTVMGNHDAAVAGDAPFRFNGMARAGVEHAKEQLSEGQLEWLADLPAERTECDGRIKLVHGHPDDPDRYTRYTYPEEFSARMLGDEDVLVLGHTHVQGVRKYAEGIVVNPGSVGQPRDGDPRAGYAVVDLEAMTVDTGRVEYDVEAVQEAVREAGLPERIGTRLERGK; encoded by the coding sequence ATGAAGGTCGGACTCATCTCGGACGTCCACGGTAATCGGGTCGCCCTCGAGACCGTCCTCGAGGAGATGCCGCCGGTCGACAAGCTACTCTGCGCGGGCGACGTGGTCGGCTACAACCCGTGGCCGGCCGACTGCGTCGACGAACTGCGCGAGCGGGAAGTGCCGACGGTGATGGGCAACCACGACGCCGCGGTCGCCGGCGACGCGCCCTTCCGCTTCAACGGGATGGCGCGGGCGGGCGTCGAACACGCCAAGGAACAGCTCTCCGAGGGGCAACTCGAGTGGCTCGCCGACCTGCCCGCCGAGCGCACCGAGTGCGACGGCCGGATCAAACTCGTCCACGGCCACCCCGACGATCCGGACCGGTATACGCGGTACACCTACCCCGAGGAGTTCTCCGCCAGGATGCTCGGCGACGAGGACGTGCTCGTGCTCGGCCACACCCACGTTCAGGGCGTCCGCAAGTACGCCGAGGGGATCGTCGTCAACCCCGGCAGCGTCGGCCAGCCGCGCGACGGCGATCCGCGAGCGGGTTACGCCGTGGTCGACCTCGAGGCGATGACCGTCGACACCGGCCGCGTCGAGTACGACGTCGAGGCGGTCCAGGAGGCCGTCCGGGAAGCCGGGCTTCCGGAGCGGATCGGAACCCGCCTCGAGCGCGGGAAGTAA
- the cysE gene encoding serine O-acetyltransferase: MLRRLREDVRAMCERDPAAKGCLEVALAYPGVHAVWGHRISHWLWNRDLQLVARLFSHLVRLLTGVEIHPAADLGRRVTIDHGMGVVIGETAEIGDDVHMYHGVTLGGDTNEPVKRHPTVEDGVQIGANATLLGDITIGEDAAVGAGSVVTADVEPGATVVGVPAKRVDD; the protein is encoded by the coding sequence ATGCTTCGACGACTCCGTGAGGACGTCCGGGCGATGTGCGAGCGCGACCCCGCCGCGAAGGGGTGTCTCGAGGTCGCACTGGCCTACCCCGGCGTCCACGCGGTCTGGGGCCACCGGATCTCCCACTGGCTCTGGAATCGCGATCTGCAACTCGTCGCGCGGCTGTTCTCGCACCTCGTGCGGCTGCTGACCGGCGTCGAGATCCATCCGGCTGCGGATCTCGGTCGCCGAGTGACGATCGATCACGGGATGGGCGTCGTCATCGGCGAAACGGCCGAGATCGGCGACGACGTCCACATGTACCACGGCGTCACGCTCGGCGGCGATACGAACGAACCGGTCAAGCGCCACCCGACGGTCGAGGACGGCGTGCAGATCGGCGCGAACGCGACGCTGCTGGGCGACATCACGATCGGCGAGGACGCAGCCGTCGGCGCCGGCTCGGTCGTCACCGCCGACGTCGAGCCGGGGGCGACCGTCGTCGGCGTCCCGGCGAAGCGGGTCGACGACTGA
- a CDS encoding rhodanese-like domain-containing protein: MNRRTFLALGGVTALGSVAGCLGGNGNNTDGSGADGYGPEPESMPEERSIDTDSYETATFDGVEVPLAPIEDVYYWYRRQEARVADARGSDQYEQAHIAGAPLSSAPDGVSNDPIADWPTDDRIVTYCGCPHHLSGLRAASLIDNGYEEVYAIDEGFQAWIDNGYPLEGSEVSADRATYEIEGQSDASYAGEMVMLEQVDADRNEAAPIAEDGSYTLQLHYAGSTDSAFRVEAPDYTVEGSLAELTNTVITP; encoded by the coding sequence ATGAATCGACGGACGTTCCTCGCGCTCGGCGGGGTGACGGCGCTCGGCAGCGTCGCCGGCTGTCTCGGCGGCAACGGGAACAATACCGACGGGAGCGGTGCTGACGGGTACGGCCCGGAGCCGGAGTCGATGCCCGAAGAACGGTCGATCGACACCGACAGCTACGAGACGGCGACGTTCGACGGCGTCGAAGTTCCGTTGGCGCCGATCGAGGACGTCTACTACTGGTATCGACGGCAGGAAGCCAGAGTCGCCGATGCGCGTGGATCGGATCAGTACGAGCAGGCACACATCGCGGGGGCGCCGCTGAGTTCCGCCCCAGACGGCGTCTCGAACGACCCGATCGCAGACTGGCCCACGGACGATCGTATCGTGACCTACTGCGGCTGTCCGCACCACCTCTCGGGACTTCGGGCCGCGTCGCTCATCGATAACGGCTACGAGGAGGTGTACGCGATCGACGAAGGATTTCAGGCCTGGATCGATAACGGCTACCCGCTCGAGGGCTCCGAAGTTTCGGCGGACCGTGCAACATATGAGATCGAGGGCCAGTCCGACGCCAGCTACGCCGGCGAGATGGTCATGCTCGAGCAGGTCGACGCCGACCGCAACGAAGCGGCACCGATCGCCGAGGACGGCTCGTACACGCTACAGCTCCACTACGCGGGGTCGACAGACTCGGCGTTCAGAGTCGAGGCCCCGGACTACACGGTCGAAGGGAGCCTCGCCGAGTTGACGAACACCGTCATTACGCCCTAA